TAAATTTGAGCGCGCCCAGGCTCTCGCCCATGAATTTCCAGCCCAGAATGGCGGTGTAGGCCACGGAACAGTAAACCATGACTGTGGCCACGGCCGCTCCGTTATGCGCTACCGATATGGCCCAGAAGCCGTTGAAACCGGCCAGCATGAGTCCGAAAATGGCCAGGAAGGGGATGTGGGTCTTGTCGACGCGCAGCAGCCTGCGGTCGAAAAGGAGCATGAGGGGCACAAGGGTCGCGACCACGATGATGTTGCGCCAGCAGGCCAGGACGAGCGGCGGCATGTCGAAATTTACGACCAGGTGGCGGATGAAGATGGATGTCGTGGACAGAAACACGGCCCCGGCGAGGGCGGCGCTGTAGCCTTGGGCGGAACGGGACATGGCCATGGAAAGCTCCTTCTTGTGCTGGATGTGAAGCTGGTCTAGTTGGAAATTGACCCCTTTGTAAGGGTCAATTTTGAACAAAATGAACTAGTCCAATTCAGCAGGAGGAAGGGTATGCGCCTGGCTCTTGATTTTGAATCCCGTGAACCCGTTTACGCCCAGATCAGCCGTCATCTCCGGAGCAGCATCCTGTCCGACAACCTGCGGCCTGGCACCCGGCTGCAGGCGGTGCGGACCCTGGCCGCGAATCTGGGGGTCAGTCGCGGCACGGTGGAGAGCGCCTACGCCGAACTCATGGCCGAGGGTCTCATCACTGCCCGGCAGGGCAGCGGTTTCTACGTGCTCCCCCATGCCCCGGGCGAGGGAAGGAATCCTCCCCTGTCCGGCGGCTGGCCGGCATGGCAGGGGCGCCTCAGCTATGGCGGCTTCGAGGCCATGAGCGCCTATCTGCCGGAGGTCAGCCGGAAAACGGACTGGATCGCCCTTGACGGCGGTGCGTGCGACCCGCGCCTGTTTCCCATGGACGAGTTCCGCAAGCTCTTAAGCCAAGTCATGCGCCGGGACGGGGTGGCCGCCGTGGAGTACGGGGAGATCGCTGGGTACCGCCCCCTGCGCGCGACCCTGGCCCAGGTGCTGGCCAGTCAGGGCATCCAGACGGATGCTGACAGCATCCTGATCACGGCCGGTTCGCAGCAGGCCCTGTCCCTGGTCACCGGGCTCATCCTGTCGCCCGGCGAGACCGTCGTGGTCGAGGGGCCGACCTACGCCGGGGCCCTGGACGTTTTCCGTGCCCGTGGCCTGCGTATCCTGACCGTCGGCGTAGGCGAGGAAGGCATGGATATGCAGGAGTTGGAGGCGATCCTGTCCCGACACAGGGTCGGGCTCATCTACACCATCCCCAATTTTCACAACCCCACGGGCGCGTGTCTGGACGGGCAGCGCCGCAGGCAGCTCATCAGCCTGGCCGGGCGCTTCGACGTGCCCATCCTCGAAGACGATTATGTCGGCGACATCCGCTACGAGGGCAGGGCCCAGCCCACCCTCAAGTCCCTGGACCCCGACGGCCGCGTCATCTACATGAGCACCTTCTCCAAGATGCTCATCCCCGGCCTGCGCGTGGGCTTCGTGGTCGCCGACGGCCCGGTCTACGCCCACCTGCTGCGCTCCAAGCGCTGTCACGACCTGGCTACCTGCAACCTGATTCAGCGCGCCCTGCGCGACTACGTCTCCGTGGGCCGCTACCACGCCCATCTGCAACGTTCCTGCACTCTCTACCGCAGGCGCCGTGACGCCATGCTGGCCGCCCTGGAGCGGCACATGCCCTCCGGCGCAAGCTGGACGCGGCCCAAAGGGGGGCTGTTCATCTGGTTGCGCCTG
The window above is part of the Deltaproteobacteria bacterium HGW-Deltaproteobacteria-18 genome. Proteins encoded here:
- a CDS encoding PLP-dependent aminotransferase family protein, with the protein product MRLALDFESREPVYAQISRHLRSSILSDNLRPGTRLQAVRTLAANLGVSRGTVESAYAELMAEGLITARQGSGFYVLPHAPGEGRNPPLSGGWPAWQGRLSYGGFEAMSAYLPEVSRKTDWIALDGGACDPRLFPMDEFRKLLSQVMRRDGVAAVEYGEIAGYRPLRATLAQVLASQGIQTDADSILITAGSQQALSLVTGLILSPGETVVVEGPTYAGALDVFRARGLRILTVGVGEEGMDMQELEAILSRHRVGLIYTIPNFHNPTGACLDGQRRRQLISLAGRFDVPILEDDYVGDIRYEGRAQPTLKSLDPDGRVIYMSTFSKMLIPGLRVGFVVADGPVYAHLLRSKRCHDLATCNLIQRALRDYVSVGRYHAHLQRSCTLYRRRRDAMLAALERHMPSGASWTRPKGGLFIWLRLPEHMMASDLLPKACAQGVIFAPGGNFYLDPAEGEGSMRLNFASNTEAVIEEGVRRLGNAM